Within Tenebrio molitor chromosome 3, icTenMoli1.1, whole genome shotgun sequence, the genomic segment TCTACATCGCACAACTTCATTATATGGGCGGAACAAATTGCTCGCCCTTGTTAAGGGCTGAATTACACTCATCGCTTTCGGGGAAAAATTAGGCCTACAGGGTCGTAAATCGTCCGAACGATCAACGACGTTCCGTCGGCGTGGCAGGGGAGACCGACCCAAAAACGCACATTCCTCGAAAATCACTCTTGATGTCGAAAAAAGCGGGTTTAGATCGGGGTCAAGTGCGGCAAAAATAGTAAAAGTTGAGAAATGCAAAACGAGAAACTTGATTCGGATAGGGGCGGGAAACATCTGAATGTGGCAGATGTGGAGTGGATTGATTAAATGTGCTCAGAATTTGCACCCCCAAGCCTAGTCTAGTaatatttgttgttgtttttaacACTAAAAGTGGAACGATAGTTTTATggggtttatttttaaaagaggCGTCACGCAGTGCTCTCCTTGCGTGCCTCTTCTTAATGCGACGCTAGAATCATGCATGAGTATTCAGAGCAGTGTCGTGGTGATTCAATAAAAGTCTTGGTTCTTCGGCCATAAACATTTAAAGTATCTCTTAAAATGTATTGCAAAAATATACACCGTGAGCGTTCTAATTTTGTGTTGTTGTGGCGTTTAGTTGTCGTATTTTATCGGTAATAAAATAGAGCGTTACCTCCTGGGAACCTGTGGGGGAAGATCCGTCCGTGCCTGGAGAGCAGCCAGGGGTAGAGGGGGTAGCTGTCGCGGGGCTGGTGCGTGGCGAGCGGCGACGGCTGCGGGAATCCGTGCTGTCCGGAGGTGAGCGCCGCCGCCAGCGCGGCCCCCTGGAAGTGCGCCGCCAGCGCGAAGGGATGCTGCTGGTGGTTGTGCACCATCTCTGGCTGCAGGAATCCGTTCTTGGGCACCAGGTTGGGGTCGTAGGTGGGGCTGGGTCGGACGAGCGTGTGCGCCGGGATGCCGGGCACCATGATGGGCGGTTTGGGCGACGGCGGCGGCGAGCGTTGCGGCGACCCGTTCAGCCGGTTGTCGGCGTCGCTGGACGGCGACAGCGGCGCCGAGCCCTCCGAGTAGTGGACGGGCGACTGCTGGGGGCTGCTCTGGCCGCCACCGCCGACGATCGAGTCGATCGAGAAGCCGATCTTGGGCTTCGAAGGCACTGCCACGATCGGGGTCGGTGCCAAAGGCATCATGGTTGGCCGACGGTCTCTTCACAAGCCCATCGTCTCCGCGTTCCGTCGGCAAAACTCGCACAGGCACAGCATGTCTCAAAGCACCACACCGACACCGACACCGACGACACCGACCACTCAATTACTCGACATGGGCGACAACTGGCGAAATACCATCGTAATTACGTGATTGGTAGGTGGCAAAATACTCTTACTTAGCACTAAAAGTGCGTGCTACCGACACCGAACCTCTTCAGCTAATAAACTCGCCTAACCACTCGACGAGAGCCTCCAGGAGGGGGGCAGATTAAATGGTATTACCCCGAGAGTGGGAGACTCCTCTGCTGCCATTGGTCCGCACGCTCAAACCCTCGCGCAATAATGACACGACACCATTGGTCCGTACCGGCAATACAAATGGAATTACAACTCGACGCCCCGCCCATTATTTTCACTCCGAAAAACTCGTTTAGTTGGGTAAATGCTCGGATATTACACTTATGGCATGGGCACTTTTTAAACAAACAGGTTGGCGACTGTACTTAAACGGTTTTTTACGGATCGAGACGGCCGGTTGACATTTACaacctttctttttttttaaatggtttaATTAGAATCGTAGGACCGCCTTCTCCTGCGCACGCACTCGCATAGGCGTGGCCCCGCTCTAAACTTGTCTAAATTCCTAATTAGACATCATACACACTATTTTATTGACGCGTCTTGTACACCCCTCGTTTTGATTAATTGACCGCAACTTCACCCGAATCGTCGCAATCTTCGCAAGACTTTTCCGCATTTTCCCCGACttctaattacaaattaattggtCGAGTAATTATATTAATTCAGTCCGATTACAAATTACCAGCCCAATTCAATTATTTCCCGCCtcgtaaatattttaaacagccATCAGCGTCACTTGATAAACCGAgtgacattttaattaataaccaATCTATCACGTAAATGTTGTTTTCCCACTGGAAATGCATTAATAAATCGGGGTAAATTGCCAGGAGCAAAAAATCCGACGTAACGTTTCGGCCACCCCATCTTCGACTTTTCCTCTTTGGGGTTGGTGAAAATCCAGAGGTGAACGTCCTCTTGCGATTGTTCGCGCTTCGCCTCCCCTTCGTCGACATAATTGGCGTTAGATCTCTTTGAAAGCGGATCAAGGGTCGAGTTACCGGAAGactttgtgacatttttataaatgaaaatttgaaaaaatcggCGGGACAAGTGGGGGCTGCGACCCTCGACGCGATCGTGGGATTTTTACCGGGCACGACAGTTTGATAATGCTTTTAAGTGGAGTTAATTAAGGGCGAGTTGATTTGATGGGACAGATGGGACGTGACCTCGTTGGCGGCGAAATTCGTGGATTGTACGATTTTTGAAAGTTTGCAAATTGGGGGACAAAGGATTTCGTGGCGGTTTCTCTTTTCGTACTACGAAATCTGAAAGTTTTTTCTTTAGTTAGAAGAATT encodes:
- the LOC138126273 gene encoding homeotic protein empty spiracles-like yields the protein MMPLAPTPIVAVPSKPKIGFSIDSIVGGGGQSSPQQSPVHYSEGSAPLSPSSDADNRLNGSPQRSPPPSPKPPIMVPGIPAHTLVRPSPTYDPNLVPKNGFLQPEMVHNHQQHPFALAAHFQGAALAAALTSGQHGFPQPSPLATHQPRDSYPLYPWLLSRHGRIFPHRFPGGPDIPGFLLQPFRKPKRIRTAFSPSQLLKLEHAFEKNHYVVGAERKQLAQSLSLTETQVKVWFQNRRTKHKRMQQEEEAKTSQGGAKGGSQGGQQNNSHHVTKWKQETADDGQYSEYIDMDMDEECVSDVESET